AGGTCACCTTCCTTGCAACTTCCCGGGCGCCCTCCTGTCGAACTGTCCGGAATTTCCGGATAGTTGACTCCTCCGTCAATTCCCCCGATGCGTAAATGTTTTTGAGGTGCTCGCTGATGGTGCGGACATTCACATCGAACAGTGTGGCCATGAGTTTCTGGGTCAGCCAGATGGTCTTGTCCTGGCAGCGGACCTCGATGCTCTCGGAACCGGCCTGGGCGGTGAAGGTCAGAAACTCGGCCGTACTGTTGCGGATCAGTTTTTTTTCGCTTTCTTCGGCGGTCATAGCGTTTTCACCTCGGTGGAAGGGGAGAGTGCCTTGAAAAATTGTTCGACGCTGATCTTCATGCTGTTGTTGGAGTAGCCTGCGTCGCTGTGTCTTGTGCTACCCCCAAATCCCCAGGTTGCAAAGGTTTTCCCCAGTGGTTGGATGGGGATTTCTACCTACGTCTTGGTGCGCATCTCGGTGCGAATGAGCGAATCCCGCACCCGGTTGCTTGGGCCATCGAAAAGCAGCAGATAACTGTGGTGTGTCGACCTGTTGATGATGGCTGCCTTGAAGCCGTAAGATTCCTTGAAGTGCAGGAAGTCCTCCGTCAGCTCCCGCCCACTGCTCCTTGAGAACGGCGGTAACGATGGTGGAACGGTTGTCGAACCAGAGACGACTGGGTACGCCTCCCAGGTGCTCAAAAAACCTCCGCATACCGTTCCACCCCTTTGCGTTATGCAACAAACACAGTCTCCAGTATTCGTTAGAATACCATATATCGAAGAGATTGCGGGAACGTTATCGAGTGGTGCACGTCGTCGGTGGTATCGCTCAGTGCCGGCATTTGGTTTGACATTCCAGCGATGCTCGCATAAGCATACTTGACAGCAGGGGGTGCCTTGGGTAGATTGCCGTGCATCACGAGAGGAACGAGGTGGCGACAATCATGCAGGAAACACTCCATTCCATAGCCGACCGGTGCCGGGGGCTGCACCGGCAAGGCACGGTCGCACGGTACATCCCCGAACTGGCCAAGGCTCCTGCCGATCTCTTTGCGCTCTCCGCGGCGGATGTCTCGGGGGAGCGCTGGTCCGCAGGCCGGTTTGAGCATCCCTTTACGATGCAGTCCATCTCCAAGGTGGTGACCCTCCTTCTGGCTCTGACCGAGCTGGGCGAGGAAGAGGTCTTCCGACATGTGGGGCGCAACCCCTCGTCGGATCCCTTCAACTCCATCATGCGTCTGGAGATGGCTGATCCCCACCGGCCCCAGAATCCGCTGATCAACGCCGGGGCGATCGCGGTCACCTCCCTGCTGCCCTTCCCCGGTGCGGAGGAGCGCTCCCGGGCCATCCTCTCCTTTGCCCGCCGTCTGACCGGCAATCCCGCGCTCGCCGTCGACGACGGGACCTTCCGGTCCGAGCGGGAGACCGGCGACAGAAACCGGTCGCTTGCCTATTTCCTGAAGAGTCTGGGGAATCTGGAAGGGGATCCCTGTGAGGTGCTGGAGGCCTATTTCAGGCAGTGCAGCATCCTGGTGACCACGGAGGACCTGGCGATGCTCGGGGCCACCCTTGCTTCCGGCGGCGTCTGTCCCGCCACGGGGGAGCGGGTGGTCGCCCCGCGGGCCTGCCGGATCGCGCTTGCCCTGATGGTCACCTGCGGCCTCTACGATGGCTCCGGGGAGTTCGCCGTACGGGTCGGGCTCCCGGCGAAGAGCGGCGTGGCCGGAGGGATCGTCGCTGTGGTGCCGGAACGTATGGGGATCGCCGTCTGCGGGCCGGCGCTCGATGGGCGGGGGAACTCCGTGAGCGGCATGCGGGCCCTCGAGTTGCTCTCGGAGGAGCGCAGCCTCCGGGTCTTCTGAGGAGGTCCGCCTGCGGAAGGTTGGTCTCCTTGGTGCGGTTGCCCTGCCCCTCAGGGAAAGCAGGGCAACCGGGGAGAGGGGTGCGCTCCAGGCATCCCTCTCCCCGGTTTTGGAAGGCAAGCGGACGCCGTCAGTCCTCCGGGGCGATCTTTCCGGGGTTGAGGATGCCCTGGGGGTCGAAGGCGGCCTTGACCCTGCGGATCAGGTCGATCTGGGCCCCGTCGAGGAAGAAGGGCAGCGCGCCGCTCCGTTTGAGCCCCACGCCGTGTTCGCCGGTGAGGGTGCCGCCGAGCTCCCTGGTGATCCCGTAGAGCTCGGTGCGGGTCGCCGCCAGCCGTTCCTTCCAGCCGGCATGCTGCTCGGTGTCGAAGACGGTGATGTGGATGTTGCCGTCGCCAACGTGGCCGTAGGAGACGAAGGACTGTCCGTGCGCTGCGGTTACCTCCTCGATGGCTGCCATGAGTTCCGGGATCCGGCTGGAGGGGACCACCAGGTCCTCGTTGAGGTTGTCCTTCGGGCGGATGGCCCAGACCGCCTCGGGGACGCTCTTGCGGGTCTTCCAGAGCTTGTCCCGGGTGTTTTTGTTGTCCGCCACGTAGACCTCCAGCGCCCCCTGGGCCAGGCAGAGGTCGCCGATCCGCTCGTACTCGTCGGCCAGCGATTCGCTGTCGTTGCCCTCCAGCTGGATGATCAGGTGCGCGCCGGCCTCGCTGTAGGGGATGGGCGTATTGAGGTAGTCCTCGGTGATCCGCAGCGACCGCCCGTCGATGAATTCGATGGACGAGGGGAGCACCCGCCCCTCGGTCATGATCTGCGGAGCGAAGGCCATGGCGCTTCGGATGTCGGCGAAGGGCACCAGCAGGTCCACCGTATGCCGGGGAAGCGGCAGCAGCTTGAGGATCACCTTGGTGACCACCGCCAGCGTCCCCTCGGAGCCCACCAGGAGATGGACGAAGTCGTAGCCCGTCACGTCCTTCCGCCGTTTGCCGCCGAACCAGGTGACCGACCCGTCGGGGAGGACCGCTTCCAGCCCCAGCACGTTGGCCCCGGTGGCGCCGTACTTGATCACCTTGTTGCCGCCGGCGTTCTCCGCCACGTTGCCGCCGATATAGGAGGCATCGCCGCTGCAGGGGTCGCCGGCGTAGAGGAGTCCCTCCCGGGCCGCGGCGGCGGTGATCTCGGCGGTGACCACCCCGGGTTCCGCCGTGACGGTGAGGTTCTCCCTGTCCACCTCGAGGATACGG
The sequence above is drawn from the Synergistales bacterium genome and encodes:
- the glsA gene encoding glutaminase A, which produces MQETLHSIADRCRGLHRQGTVARYIPELAKAPADLFALSAADVSGERWSAGRFEHPFTMQSISKVVTLLLALTELGEEEVFRHVGRNPSSDPFNSIMRLEMADPHRPQNPLINAGAIAVTSLLPFPGAEERSRAILSFARRLTGNPALAVDDGTFRSERETGDRNRSLAYFLKSLGNLEGDPCEVLEAYFRQCSILVTTEDLAMLGATLASGGVCPATGERVVAPRACRIALALMVTCGLYDGSGEFAVRVGLPAKSGVAGGIVAVVPERMGIAVCGPALDGRGNSVSGMRALELLSEERSLRVF
- a CDS encoding FAD-binding protein, whose amino-acid sequence is MTARGFNPVTSQTEEELGRLIGAHNVATDREKLRSYSLDEVEPTVWTEDYCADLLVFPESAEHVAAILRYASEHRIPVTPRGAGTGLSGGAVPRYGGIVLSFEKMNRILEVDRENLTVTAEPGVVTAEITAAAAREGLLYAGDPCSGDASYIGGNVAENAGGNKVIKYGATGANVLGLEAVLPDGSVTWFGGKRRKDVTGYDFVHLLVGSEGTLAVVTKVILKLLPLPRHTVDLLVPFADIRSAMAFAPQIMTEGRVLPSSIEFIDGRSLRITEDYLNTPIPYSEAGAHLIIQLEGNDSESLADEYERIGDLCLAQGALEVYVADNKNTRDKLWKTRKSVPEAVWAIRPKDNLNEDLVVPSSRIPELMAAIEEVTAAHGQSFVSYGHVGDGNIHITVFDTEQHAGWKERLAATRTELYGITRELGGTLTGEHGVGLKRSGALPFFLDGAQIDLIRRVKAAFDPQGILNPGKIAPED